From Mya arenaria isolate MELC-2E11 chromosome 12, ASM2691426v1, the proteins below share one genomic window:
- the LOC128210545 gene encoding coiled-coil domain-containing protein 1-like has protein sequence MTYLRLFIEPVAIIDVKDEDAVEDTVDVVEELLDVVEEAVDVGDNAVNDILDGKVDTLNGVVDDTTPTVCVCDGTIIADAPKEPVDIVGTADETPVKDTSAVVVGIADEVKEAVAVVDNAVYVDDNGVLVTLEEEVDTLDGVVDDKTSTVCGCDEEIIDETSVEPIDVAEVKDEDTVDTLNGVVDDTTPTVCVCDGAIIADAPKEPVDIVGIADETPVKDTSAVVVGIADEVKEAVAVVDNAVYVDDNGVLVTLEEEVDTLDGVVDDKTSTVCGCDEEIIDETSVEPIDVAEVKDEDTDEKDDTLNGVVDDTTLTVCVCDGELLDETSVKPVDIVDVIDEEVAAYIVDAVEEAVDVAEESFSDLFRRNASTPPIKPENNTIMKY, from the exons ATGACATACTTACGATTGTTTATTGAACCTGTCGCTATCATTGACGTTAAAGATGAAGACGCGGTTGAAGACACAGTTGACGTCGTTGAAGAGCTACTTGACGTAGTTGAAGAGGCAGTTGATGTCGGTGATAACGCAGTTAATGACATACTTGATGGAAAGGTTGACACACTTAATGGTGTAGTTGATGATACGACTCCAACCGTTTGTGTCTGTGATGGGACAATCATTGCCGATGCGCCTAAGGAACCTGTCGATATCGTAGGGACTGCAGACGAAACCCCGGTTAAAGACACATCTGCGGTCGTTGTAGGTATAGCTGACGAAGTTAAAGAGGcagttgctgttgttgataaTGCAGTATACGTCGACGACAACGGAGTTTTAGTCACACTGGAAGAAGAGGTTGACACACTTGATGGAGTAGTTGATGATAAGACTTCGACTGTGTGTGGTTGTGATGAGGAAATAATTGACGAAACGTCTGTGGAACCTATCGATGTCGCAGAGGTTAAAGATGAAGACACG GTTGACACACTTAATGGTGTAGTTGATGATACGACTCCAACCGTTTGTGTCTGTGATGGGGCAATCATTGCCGACGCGCCTAAGGAACCTGTCGATATCGTAGGGATTGCAGACGAAACCCCGGTTAAAGACACATCTGCGGTCGTTGTAGGTATAGCTGACGAAGTTAAAGAGGcagttgctgttgttgataaTGCAGTATACGTCGACGACAACGGAGTTTTAGTCACACTGGAAGAAGAGGTTGACACACTTGATGGAGTAGTTGATGATAAGACTTCGACTGTGTGTGGTTGTGATGAGGAAATAATTGACGAAACGTCTGTGGAACCTATCGATGTAGCAGAGGTTAAAGATGAAGACACG GATGAAAAGGATGACACACTTAATGGTGTAGTTGACGATACGACTCTAACCGTTTGTGTCTGTGATGGCGAACTGCTTGACGAGACGTCTGTGAAACCTGTCGATATCGTAGACGTTATAGATGAAGAAGTGGCTGCATACATAGTTGACGCCGTTGAGGAAGCAGTTGACGTAGCTGAAGAGTCATTTAGCGACCTTTTCAGGCGAAATGCGTCAACCCCTCCCATCAAACCTGAAAATAATACGATCATGAAGTATTGA